DNA from Cystobacter fuscus DSM 2262:
GTGCGACTCACCGCCGGCAGTGTCGTGTTCCTGAACGCAGTTCCTGGCGTTCGAGGATTCTTCCGCGCGAGGGAGGCTGCGGCCGTGGGGATGTTCAACCCAGCTGGGCCGCCACCAGCGTGGCATAGATTCCTTTGCGGGCGAGCAATTGCTGGTGCGTCCCCGCCTCCACCAGGGCGCCATCCTCCAGGGTGAGGATCAGATCCGCGCCAGTGACAGTGCTCAACCGGTGGGCAATCACGATGCGTGTGCACTCGAGGGTTGTCAGTGCATGGTTGACCTTGCTCTCGGTGATGGCATCCAACGAGCTGGTGGCCTCGTCCAGCAGCAGAATGGCGGGCTTGCGGACCAGCGCCCGGGCGAGCGCGAGCCGCTGCCGCTGACCGCCGGAGAGCGAGGTCCCGCGATCCAGCAGAAGGCTCTCGTAGCCCATGGGCATGGCGAGCACCTCCTCGTGGATCTGCGCCAGCCTGGCGGCCTCCACCACGGCTTCCAGGGGAAGGGTGGGGTCCGCCAGGGTGATGTTGGAGCGGATGCTCGCGCTGAACAGGGCCGGGTTCTGCAGGACGATTCCCACCTGCTGGCGGACCGAGCGCAGGTCCAGCTCCGACAGGTCCGTCCCGTCGTACAAGATGCGTCCCGAGCTGGGGCGGTACATGCCGAGCAGCAGGTTGGCGAGGGTGGACTTGCCCGCCCCCGAGCGGCCCACGATGGCCACGCGCTGCCCGGGTTGGATTTCCACCGACACGTCGCGTACCACCAGGGGCGCGTGGGGGCCGTAGCGGAACGAGACCTTCTCCAGGGAGATGTGCCCCGTGAGCTTGTGCGCCCGGCGCGCCCTGCCCGCCGGCTGCTCGGGAGGTGTATCCATCACGTCATGGATTCGAGCGAGGTAGCTGCCCAGCAGCTGCAACTGCATCATCGTGGAGACCATGTTTCCGAGCGGCCCCAGGAAGCCCACTGCCAGCGCGTTGAGCGCCAGCATGCTGCCCAGACTGAGCACTCCACGGAGCACCTGCCAGGATCCGAAGCACAGGGTGACGAGCGGTGCTCCCATCCGCAGGGTGCTCAGCAGCGAGTCGACCAGGGTGTCGAGCCGTCCACGCTCGAGCGAGATGTTGAGCACATCCACGTACAGCCCCGACCAGCGGTCCACCGCCCGGTGCTCGCCCCCCATCGCCTTCAAGGTCTCCATGCCGGTGAGGAACTCCACCTCGTAGGCCTCGGATCTCGCCGACGCCTCCAGGCTGCGGGCCATCAACTCCGCCTGCCGCCGCCAGCTCCAGGCGAGCACGCCCACCTGGAGTGTCGCGAGCCCCAGCGCCAGCACCGCCAGGGGCACGTTCACGATGAACAACCCCCCCAGGAACAGGATCACCAGGGAGCCATCCAGCAGGCCTGAGAGCACCCCCGAGGTCAGCATCTCGCGGATGGTGCTATTGCTGCTGAGGCGGTTGAGGAGATCGCCCACCGGCCTGCGCTGGAAGAACACATACGGCAGCTCCACCAGGTGCTCCACGAAGCCCAGCGTCATGCGCGCATCCAGCTCGGTGCGCAGATGCAGCAACAGATAGGAGCGCACCATCGACGCCAGGAACTGGAAGAAGATCAGCGAGCCCATCGCCACGCTCAGCACGAGCAGCAGATGGTAGTCGCCGCGGGGCACCACCCTGTCCGTGATGGCCCCGGTGAGCGCTGGCAGCCCCAGGGCGAAGAGCTGCACCAGCAGGGAGGCGAGGAGGATGCGGGGCAGCATCCCCGATTGAAGCAGGAGCTGCTCCAGGTAACGCCGGATCGGCAGCTTCTGGCCCTTCTCCTGCACGAAGGTGTCGCCAGGCTCCAGCAGCAGGGCCACGCCCGTGAACGACCGGCGGAACTGGTCGAGCGGCACCCGCCGCCGGCCCAGCTCTGGATCCACCACGTCGACCCAGCCCTTGCCCAGGCGCTCGAAGACCACGAAGTGGCGGAACTCCCAGTGGAGGATGGCGCCCGCCGGGAGGTAGTCGAGGTCCTCCACGTCCAGGGTTACCCCGCGGCCACGCAGCCCATACCAGCGGGCGGCCTTGAGGATGGCCAGCGCGGTCGCGCCGTCCCGGTCCGCGCCGAGAACCTGGCGGATGTCCTCCAGGCGCACCACCTTGCCATGGTACGAGAGCACCATGCCCAGACAGGTCGCGCCACAATCACTGGCATCCATCTGCTGGAGCTGGGGAATCCGCCTGCGGCGTGCGGGCAGACCCAGCCGGCGCAACTCCGGGAATCGTTCCAGCAGGGAATGGAGTGGGCTGAGCATGGCGTGTCAGTGGAACAGGGTCTTCAATCCGGGGATGATGGTCAGGAGGATGCGCTCCGACTTCACCCGCGCATCGACCGTGCCCAGCATTCCGTCGAAGTACGCGAGCCGCTTGCCATCCGCCTCGAAGAACCGGGAGGGGGCGTGGGCTCGCACCAGCACCACGGCCCCATTGACCGTCAGACTTTCCGCCAGCTCCGGGCCCAGGTACCGGCGTACCTCTTCCGGCCCCACCAGCGCATCCCCGACCTGGTCGATGATCAGCTCCTGGTATTGATATTTGAAACCCTCCAATTCCAGGCGCATCGTTCCTCCCTTGGCGAGGAGCGGGCGGGACCCGCCGGGAAGCATCGCGATGACTTGCATGGGTGAGTCCTCCTGCACCAGAGCGACCACCATCTCCCCCTCGGTGAGGTGTTGGCCGCGCCGGATCCGCACGTCGCTCACCACCCCCGCATGGGGCGCCCGCACTAGGCGCTGCTCGAGCTGGAACCTCGCCAGTTCCATCTCCGCACGCAGCGAGTTCAGGGCCTGGCTCACCGCCTCGTTCGTGAGATCCCTCATCCGTTGCATCAGGAGCAGCTCGAACTCGTGCTCGTAGCGCTCCAGGCTGGCCTGCTCCGGCCCGGCGAAGAAGCGCGCCAGGATCTGCCCCTCCTTCACGCGCTGTCCTGGATGCACCTCCACCGAGGTGACCCGCCCCGCCGAGAGCGCTGTCACCTCCAGCCGGTCCTCCATCCGCACCACCGCCGGACCGGTCGCGTATTGGGAGATCCATCCAAATATTCCGAACGCGACATAGAAGCCGACCACCGCCAGCAGGAGCCAGAAGCCCCAGCGTGTCCACGAGGGAGAGAGCCGCAGGACGCTTCCCTGCTCCTTGGCTCCAGCCTGATAATCGAGCGCCTCTTTCCGGAATATCCGATCGTGCTCTGCCATCTGGAGATGTCCACCTCGAAGATGGATAGGGAATGCACGCCTGGACAGCCTATGCAGGGGGGTTTCGCCCTCGTTCCGGGGTGCACCCGCGTGTCGGGCGGGAAACCGTGTGCATTTCCGGGCGATGGGGGTGTTGCAAAAGACATCAACACCCGCCCTGTTGCCGCATCGCCCGCGTGAGGAAAAGACTGTATTGAATGGGAGGCCGGAACAGAGGACGTCGTCCAGCGCGGCGGAGGCAGGCTTTCATGACGGGATGGACGACGCTGCTCGAGGGTTCTCTGCGGGAGCGTGCGCTGCGGACCGTCGAGGAGATCGCGGGGGCGCTACGCGAGCGCCAGGGGGTGGAGGGGCCGACGCTCTCGGGAGGTCTGGCGGGACTGGCCTTCTTGTTCGCCGAGCTGGACCGGGCGCAACCCCAGCAGGGCCACCGGGCCTACGCGGAGCAATTCATCCTGGAGGCCGCGTCCGCGCTCGAGGAGCTACCGCTCCCGCCGTGGCTGTATGTTGGATTCTCCGGGATCGCCTGGTCCATCTCGAGACTCGGGACGATGGGAATCACTTCGAGCGAAGGCCTCGAGGAGATCGACGAGGTGCTGCTGGGCCTGGTCTCCCGGCATCCGTGGAACGTGGACTACGATCTGGTCTTCGGGCTGATCGGCCTGGGAATCTATGCACTCGAGCGGATGCCCCGTCCGGTGGCGGTCCGATGTCTCGAGGAGATCGTGGCCCGCTTGGAGGAGTGCTCCACTCCCGCCGGGCCAGGGCTGTCGTGGTGGACCCCGGCGCGGCATCTGCCGGAGGCGCAGGCGGCTGTGTATCGCGAGGGATACTTCAACCTCGGCGTCGCGCACGGGGTGCCCGCGGCGGTGGCCCTGCTGGGGCTGATCGCCCGGGCGGGAGTCTCCGAACGGAAGGCTCGCGAGCTCGCCATGGGAGGGGCACGCTGGCTCCTGGCGAACGTGTTGCCCGACAGCCCGGGGGCTCGCTTCCCCGCCTGTGTCGCGCCGGGCATTCCCTCCGAGCCCGCTCGCTCCGCCTGGTGTTACGGAGACCCCGGCGCCGTCGTCTGCCTGCGGATCGCCGCCCGAGCGCTGTCGGACGGCGAGCTCGAGCGGGTGTCGCTGGAGATCGCTCGCGAGGCCGCACGGCGCCCGATGGCGCAGGCCGGGGTGCGCAACGCGGCCATCTGCCATGGCTCCGCCGGCCTCGGGCATCTCTACAACCGGCTCTACCAATCCTCTCGGGAGCCAGTGTTCAAGGAGGCGGCCACCGCGTGGTTCGCCCAGACGCTGGAGATGAGACGTCCCGGGGAAGGCCTGGCCGGCTACCTCTCCTGGTATCCGAAGAGCGATGAGGATGCGGACACGGAGATGGGCGGGGAGCTGGATGGGACCCTGCTCGAAGGCGCCGCCGGGATCGCGCTGACCCTGCTGGCGGCATGTCACCCCTTGCCTCCCACCTGGGACGGCATGCTCCTGGCCTCCATCCCCGACTGATCTCGCACGCCCATGAACCACTCCCCTTCCAAGGAGAAGTCCCAGGCGTTCGCGTTCTCCCCAGCGGGGTTCTTCGCGCTGCGCACGCCCCTGTTGCCCTTCGAGGAGCTGATCAGGTGGGGGGAGGGGCTGGAGGCCCCGCGCTTCCAGCCGGGCGCCCCGGGGCTCGAGCCGGCGCTGCGCCGGGACCAGGCCCTCCTCCGGGCACGCCTGGGCGAATGGCTGCGGCGGCCGGAGGTGCGCGAGGCCCTCTTCGTGGCCTCGCCGAGCCTCCATGAGTGCCTGGGCCTCTGGGAGCGACAACCGGAGAGCGAGCGCGGAGTGAAGGTCGAGCACAGCGTGGTGCGCTACGTGCTCCGCATGGCGGGGCGACCCACCCCCTTCGGACTGTTCGCGGGTTGCTCCGTGGGCGAGCTGGGTGAGCGGACGCGGCTGCGGATCGGCCCTCGCGCCGACTACCGGCGCCACACCCGCCTGGACATGGACTACGCCTGCCTGCTCGCGGAGGCCCTCTCTCGAGTGCCCGAGTTGCGCCGGTCCATCCTCTATCGGCCCAGCACCAGCCTGTACCGCGCGTGTGGCCGGCTGCGCTACGCCGAGGGACGGATGAGCGAGAAGGCCCGATCGTACCACCTGGTGGCGGTCGAGCCGACCGGGTACCTGGAGGCCACGCTGGCCCGCGCCCGGGAAGGCGCCTCGCCCGAGGTGCTGGCGCGTGCGCTGGTCGAGGGGGATCCCGAGCTCGACCTCGCCGAGGCGGAGGAGTACGTCGAGGAGCTGATCGACAGCCAGCTCCTGGTGCCCGAGTTCTCGCCCCCGGTGACCGGACCGGAAGCGCTCCCCGAGCTGCTCTCCCAACTTCAACGGCTCCCCGGCGGAGCACGCTTCGCCGACGCCCTGCTCCCGGTCCAGTCCGCCCTCGAGCAACTGGATGACGGTGGGCTCGGCGCGCCGAGCGAGCGCTACCTGGAAGTGGCCCGAATGCTCTCGGGGCTTCCCGCGCCCGTCGAGCTGCCGCGGCTGTTCCAGGTGGACATGGTCAAGCCCGCCCCCGAGGCCGTGCTGGGACGGGAGGTGGTCCGCGAGTTGGAGCGCGGCGTCCAGTTGCTGTACCGGCTCGCCCCCGCGTCGCCGCCGCAAGAACTGGAGCGCTTCCGTGAGGCGTTCACCCTGCGGTACGAGGGGCGCGAGGTCCCCCTGCTGGAGGCACTGGATGCCGAGGCGGGCATCGGTTTCAACCCCGCCAACGTCCCGAGCGCCGAGGTGGCACCGCTGCTGGCCGGGCTGGTCCTGGGCGGGGCGGCCGGCGAGGCCGCGGGCGCCAGTTTCGGCGAGCGCGAGGCCGTCCTCCTGCGCAAGTGGGAGGAGCACCTGTGCACGGGACGCCAGGTTCTCGAGCTGGATGACACGTTCGTCGAGCGCCTGGCGAACAAGCAGCGCCAGCCCCTCCCGGACTCCTTCGCGGTGGTGGCGGCCGTGGCGGCGGAGTCCGAGGAGGCGCTCGCCCGGGGGCGCTTCCAGCTCCTGCTCCAGGAAGCCACCGCCCTGGGTGCCAACCTCCTGGGCCGCTTCTGCCACGGGGATTCCCTGCTCCACCGCAAGGTGGAGGAGCTGCTGCGGGCCGAGGAGGCGCTCCGGCGGGACGCGGTGTTCGCGGAGATCGTCCACCTGCCCCAGGGCCGGGTCGGCAACATCCTCGCCCGCCCGGTCCTGCGTGGGTACGAAATCCCCTACCTGGGGAGGTCCGGTGCTCCGCGCGAACGGCAGATCGAGGCGTCCGACCTGAGAGTCTCCGTCCAGGACTCGCGCATCGTGCTGCGCTCGGCGCGGCTGGGGCGCGAGGTCCTTCCCCGGATGACCAACGCGCACAACTTCCAGTTCCAGAACCTCGGGCTCTACCGTTTCCTCTGCACCCTGCAGTACCAGCAGCACCTGAGCGGACTGATGTGGGACTGGGGTCCGCTGGCCGGCGCCGGCTTCCTGCCGAGGGTCACCCATGGGCGGTTGGTGCTCAGTCTGGCCAGATGGAACCTCGGGCGCGACACCTTGGAGGGGCTCGGCAAGGCGGAGGGAGCCCAACGCTTCGCCGCCGTCCAGGCGCTCCGGGCCGAGCGGCGCATGCCCCGCTTCGTCACGCTGGGGGACGAGGAGAGCCTGCTGCCCATCGATCTGGACAACGTGCTCGCCATCGAGACGCTGGTCCAGCAGCTCAAGGGTCGGCCCCTGGCGACGCTGGTGGAGATGTTCCCGGGGCCGGACGCGTTGGGCGCGCAGGGCCCCGAGGGCCGCTTCGTCCATGAGTTGGTGGTGCCCTTCGTCCGCTCCCGCCCCAAGGAGTCCGCGCGCCTCCCGGTGGGCCCGGGCCGCCCCGCGCAGGAGCCGCGGCCCTCCAGCCCGGCCCGCGTTTTCCTCCCCGGCTCGGACTGGCTGTACCTCAAGCTCTACACCGGCGCGGCCACGGCGGACCGCCTCCTCACCGGCACGGTGGCTTCGCTGGTGAAAGCCGCGCTCGGCTCGGGGGCGGCGGATGGGTGGTTCTTCATCCGCTATGGCGATCCGGACTGGCACCTGCGGTTGCGCTTCCACGGCACCCCCGCGCGCATGAGGGAGCTGGCCGGCGAGCTGTCCGGCGCGCTCGCGCCGCTCCACCAGGAGCAGCTCCTGTGGAAGGTGCAGCTCGACACCTACGAGCGCGAGGTGGAGCGCTACGGCGGACCGGAGGCCATCCTCCTCGCCGAGCAACTGTTCCAGGTGGACAGCGAGGCGGTGCTGGAGCTCCTCGCGCTGCTCCCGGGAGACGCGGGAGCGGACGCGCGCTGGCGGCTGCTGTTGTGCGGGATGGATCTGCTGCTCTCGGACCTGGGGCTCGGGTTGGAGGCCCGGCTCGCGGTCGTCAACGCCTCGCGCGAGGGCTTTGGCCGGGAGTTCCAGGTCGATCGCGCCGTCGAGCGGCGGATGAATGAGCGCTTCCGCGAGGAGCGCCGGGGCCTGGAGGAGCTGCTGGGTTCCAGGAGAGCGGGCAACCCCGTTCTGGCCAAGGGGCTGGAGGTGCTCCAGCGGCGCTCCGACAGGCTGGTGCCCATCGCCGCGGGGTTGAAGGGGCTGGAGGCGGCGGGGAAGCTGAGCCTCTCCATCTCCGAGCTGGCCGAGAACTTCCTGCACATGCATGCCAACCGCATGGCCCGGTCAGCGGCGCGCGCGCAGGAGCTGGTCCTCTACGAGTTGCTCACTCGCCACTATTCTTCCCTGGCTGCCCGCCAGTGGAAGGCGGCGCCGGGGGACTGAGCCCGTCCGCCAGTGACACGCGAGCCATCATGCCTGCCCGGACGGCATCGTCGGACGAGTGCAGGATGGCCAGCGCGAAGATCATCCGGGAGGGCGTGTCCACCTCGGGGGAGATGCTCTCGAGCCTCCCGGGGAACTCCTTGTCCAGGGCGGGGAGGAAGACGCGGACCGGGAGGCCGACGGTGGCCCTGCCGCTGTGCGCCTCCGGAAGCGCGAAGCGGACCCGGAAGCGGCCCGCCTGGATGAGCCGCAGGATGGGCGCTCCGGCTTGGACCCGGGTGCCGGGATCCAGGTAGCGCATCGCCACCACGCAGTCGAAGGGCGCGCGGAACACCGCCTCCTCGAGCCGCTGGCGGATCTGCGCGAGCGACGCTTGCCGCTCGTGGATGAGCGCTCGCGCGGCGGCCACCTGGGAGCGCGCGGTCTTCTGTTCGTTCCGTGCACTGGCGATTTCATCGGCGGAGAGGACGCCCGTGGGGGGCTTCAGGTAGCGCTGGAGCCGTTCGGTGGCGGTGTGCGCCTCCACCTCGACCCGTTTCTGATCGGCCTCCGCCTGTTCGAGCTGGGCCTGGGCCATCCGCTCCGTGCTGCGCAACTGCTCCAGCGCCATGTTCCCCAGGAGCGTTCCCGCCTTGAGGCGATCCCCCGGCTGGACGCCGAGGCGTGCCACCTGGCCCTCGAACGGGGCGATGATCTCCACCATTTCGTTGCCAAGCACTACGCCCAGGAAGCGCTCACCCTGGGAGGAACCCTCGGGAGAGGGCTCGGCGCTGGGGGCCGGTTTCTCCGGGGGAGTGGCTACGCTCTGTCTTTCCACCTGGTCGGAGCACCCGGCCAGTACCGAGAAACCAAGCACCGCGGCCATGGTGCGCATGGCGGTGAGGTTCTGTCTCCGCACCCGAGGGAGTCAATCTCCGCGCCCCCCGCCGGGGCGACACCCGTCACGCCCTGGACGGATGAAGGCCCGGGCTGCTCAGCTCGTGACGGAAAGGGTGCCCCCCGGGGGCGGGAGATCCACGCAGAAGCGCTGGAGTTCCAGGCGCCCGAACTCGGCGAGGTGGCTCAAGTGGGTGTACGAAGTCAAAACACCGCCCGGGCCTCGTCGCCCATCATTTGCTGGCGGACGAGAGGAATCGGCGAACTGCTTCCATGCCGCGCGACCGCCGCGCGTGGCGGTCCAGTCGTCGCGGAGTCTGCGGATAAGAGTGACTGAGGAGCATCAAATGGGGTGTAGACTATTCGTGGAAAACCGTCGTCACGTTCACCCTCCGAGTAGGGTGCCAACATCTCCGGACGAGCTCAGGACGCCGACATGTCCGGGGCCGAGTGCTCCCGGCACAGCAGCGCGCTGTCCGCGCGGCTGAGTGGCTCCTGCGTCAACCCGCAGCGGAAGCGTCCCTGCGCCTCCCGCTGGAAGTGACGGCAGGAGGCGCACACCCCGAAGCTCGGCTGACCGTGCGCGACCAGCAGGGCCCGGAGCAGGCCCGTCAGCGAGGCCTCCAGCTCGCTGCCACCGTCCGGCAGCTCCTCCACGGTGCGGAAGAAGAGCGCGGGGGGCAGCAGCGCCCCCAGCAGGGCTCGGCCTTCCCCCGTCAGGTGGAGATGGGTGACGCGGCGATCCGTGCTGCTGCTCTCCTTCTCGACCAGCCCCCTGCCCTCCAGCAACGTCATCGTCTGCGACACCGTCCCCTTGGTGAGGCCCAGGTACTCCGTGAGCCCCGCGGGGGTGTTGCTGTAGCGGTTGCACACCGAGAGGTAGTGCAACGCCTGCAGGTGCACCGGTTGCAGCCCATGCTCCTGCCCCACGGCGCGCTCCTCGTTGCGCAGCAGGTTCGTGATGCGCTCGAGCAGCGTGTACAGGGATCCGGCACTCATGGCGAGAAAGGTATCGACACCAAACCGTCTTGACAAGAGAACCCAAGGCTCCTATTTGGTATCGAGTCGAAACCAATCGACCGGCCGAGGCCTCCCTGGCCCCGACCCCTCTCCCTTCAGGAGCAACGCCATGTCCCAGATCGCCATTACCCCCGTCACCCCCGCCACGACCCCCGAGGCGTCCAAGCCCACGCTGGAGGCACTCAAGGTGAAGTTCGGCGGCGTGCCGAAGATGTTCGCGACGTTCGCCCACTCGCCCGCGGCGCTCGAGGCGGTGGCCGGCTACTTCGGCGCGATGGGGAAGGCGTCGCTCCCGGCGCGCACCCAGGAGGCCATCGCCATCGCCGTGGCCGAGGCCAACCGCTGCACCTACTGCTTGTCGGCGCACACGGCGCTCGGCAAGCTCCAGGGCGTCCCGGCCGATGAACTCGCCGGTTTCCGCTCCGGCCGCGCGGCGAATCCGCGGGAGCAGGCCATCCTCGACCTGGCGCTGGCCATCGTGCGCACGCATGGCGCGGACACGGCCAGGCAGCTCGCCGCCGCTCGCCAGGCGGGCCTCACGGACGCGGAGCTCGTCGAGGTCATCACCGCGGTCGCGCAGAACGTGCTCACCAACTACCTCAACGTGGTCGCCGGCACCGAGGTGGACTTCCCCAAGGTGGCCTGAAGGCCTGTGCGCGCGGGGGCTGCATCCACGTGACGCGGGCAGATGCTCGTGGTCGTGACGTGAAAGCAGAGACGTGAGCATGTTCGCAACCGCCAAGGAGAGGGCGGCGATGGACATGAAAGAGCAGACGGGGAAATTCCGGCAGGCGAGCACAGGCGAGCCAGCAGAGACAGGCACCTCCTGCCTGTCTCCACCGTCTCCTCGCTTCACCCCTTCCCCCTCCTCGCTCCCATCCCGGTTTTTCCCTCGGACAAGCCCTTATCAATTGACCCGTTACTTGTTTGTCTTGTCCACGGTTTCTAGATCTGAAGTGCAGCCAATTCCGGCGGCGTCCTCAAAAAGGAGCAGGATCATGAACGAGAACGAGATGGACCCGAAGAAGCCCAACCCGAACACGGAGGGCCTCCAGAGCCTCTCGGATGAGGCCCTGGAACAGGTCGCCGGTGGGAACTACGGAGGTGGCCGGGGTGGTCGAGATGGCCGAGGTGGCCGGGGTGGTCGAGGCGGCCGGGGTGGTCGAGGCGGCCGCGGAGGGTATTACGGGGGGTACTATTACGACGACTAGCAGTTGGACCATCGCCTGCCGGTGCGGTGACCGCCTGCGTGTAGAGGCGCGGTGGGCCACCTTCGCCCGGAAGCGCTCCAGACGCTCGGGGGGCGGTCAGGCGGACGGGCGATTGTTGCCGCCGCCCGAGTCCGGACACACTCTGGGCACTGGGGACGTGTTGGGGCGAGGGGGTAGGTGCACGTGGCGGACGCGGACATCGAGTCGTCGGTCGGACAACCGTCGCAAGTCACCCTCAAGACCGCCTTCACCGTGTGCTTCGCCGTGCTCGCGGTGGCCGTGTTCGCGGTGCTCATCGTCAAGACGGAGGCGGCGCTCATCCTCACGGGACTCGCCGCCCTGTTCGCCATGGCGTTGGATCACCTGGTGAGCCTGCTCGTCCAACGCGCGAGGTTCAAACGGAGCTCCGCCATCGCCGTGGTGCTCGCCACGGTGCTGGTCGTCCTGACGGCGCTCGCGCTGATCGTCATTCCGGCCGCCATCACCCAGGGCGAGGCGCTGGCCAACGAGGCACCGGAGCTCATCGAGAAGGTGCGCACCTCGCGGTTCTTCAAGCTGGTGGATCAGCGCTTCGATGTCCTGAATCAGCTCCAGCGCAAGGACCAGAATCCGGCCGGACTGGCCTCGGGCGCGCTGCCCCCCCTGCTCGAGGCCGTCACCGGGGCCTTCAGCCTGGTGGGCGCGA
Protein-coding regions in this window:
- a CDS encoding peptidase domain-containing ABC transporter, yielding MLSPLHSLLERFPELRRLGLPARRRRIPQLQQMDASDCGATCLGMVLSYHGKVVRLEDIRQVLGADRDGATALAILKAARWYGLRGRGVTLDVEDLDYLPAGAILHWEFRHFVVFERLGKGWVDVVDPELGRRRVPLDQFRRSFTGVALLLEPGDTFVQEKGQKLPIRRYLEQLLLQSGMLPRILLASLLVQLFALGLPALTGAITDRVVPRGDYHLLLVLSVAMGSLIFFQFLASMVRSYLLLHLRTELDARMTLGFVEHLVELPYVFFQRRPVGDLLNRLSSNSTIREMLTSGVLSGLLDGSLVILFLGGLFIVNVPLAVLALGLATLQVGVLAWSWRRQAELMARSLEASARSEAYEVEFLTGMETLKAMGGEHRAVDRWSGLYVDVLNISLERGRLDTLVDSLLSTLRMGAPLVTLCFGSWQVLRGVLSLGSMLALNALAVGFLGPLGNMVSTMMQLQLLGSYLARIHDVMDTPPEQPAGRARRAHKLTGHISLEKVSFRYGPHAPLVVRDVSVEIQPGQRVAIVGRSGAGKSTLANLLLGMYRPSSGRILYDGTDLSELDLRSVRQQVGIVLQNPALFSASIRSNITLADPTLPLEAVVEAARLAQIHEEVLAMPMGYESLLLDRGTSLSGGQRQRLALARALVRKPAILLLDEATSSLDAITESKVNHALTTLECTRIVIAHRLSTVTGADLILTLEDGALVEAGTHQQLLARKGIYATLVAAQLG
- a CDS encoding efflux RND transporter periplasmic adaptor subunit, which encodes MAEHDRIFRKEALDYQAGAKEQGSVLRLSPSWTRWGFWLLLAVVGFYVAFGIFGWISQYATGPAVVRMEDRLEVTALSAGRVTSVEVHPGQRVKEGQILARFFAGPEQASLERYEHEFELLLMQRMRDLTNEAVSQALNSLRAEMELARFQLEQRLVRAPHAGVVSDVRIRRGQHLTEGEMVVALVQEDSPMQVIAMLPGGSRPLLAKGGTMRLELEGFKYQYQELIIDQVGDALVGPEEVRRYLGPELAESLTVNGAVVLVRAHAPSRFFEADGKRLAYFDGMLGTVDARVKSERILLTIIPGLKTLFH
- a CDS encoding lanthionine synthetase C family protein, which encodes MTGWTTLLEGSLRERALRTVEEIAGALRERQGVEGPTLSGGLAGLAFLFAELDRAQPQQGHRAYAEQFILEAASALEELPLPPWLYVGFSGIAWSISRLGTMGITSSEGLEEIDEVLLGLVSRHPWNVDYDLVFGLIGLGIYALERMPRPVAVRCLEEIVARLEECSTPAGPGLSWWTPARHLPEAQAAVYREGYFNLGVAHGVPAAVALLGLIARAGVSERKARELAMGGARWLLANVLPDSPGARFPACVAPGIPSEPARSAWCYGDPGAVVCLRIAARALSDGELERVSLEIAREAARRPMAQAGVRNAAICHGSAGLGHLYNRLYQSSREPVFKEAATAWFAQTLEMRRPGEGLAGYLSWYPKSDEDADTEMGGELDGTLLEGAAGIALTLLAACHPLPPTWDGMLLASIPD
- a CDS encoding lantibiotic dehydratase, with amino-acid sequence MNHSPSKEKSQAFAFSPAGFFALRTPLLPFEELIRWGEGLEAPRFQPGAPGLEPALRRDQALLRARLGEWLRRPEVREALFVASPSLHECLGLWERQPESERGVKVEHSVVRYVLRMAGRPTPFGLFAGCSVGELGERTRLRIGPRADYRRHTRLDMDYACLLAEALSRVPELRRSILYRPSTSLYRACGRLRYAEGRMSEKARSYHLVAVEPTGYLEATLARAREGASPEVLARALVEGDPELDLAEAEEYVEELIDSQLLVPEFSPPVTGPEALPELLSQLQRLPGGARFADALLPVQSALEQLDDGGLGAPSERYLEVARMLSGLPAPVELPRLFQVDMVKPAPEAVLGREVVRELERGVQLLYRLAPASPPQELERFREAFTLRYEGREVPLLEALDAEAGIGFNPANVPSAEVAPLLAGLVLGGAAGEAAGASFGEREAVLLRKWEEHLCTGRQVLELDDTFVERLANKQRQPLPDSFAVVAAVAAESEEALARGRFQLLLQEATALGANLLGRFCHGDSLLHRKVEELLRAEEALRRDAVFAEIVHLPQGRVGNILARPVLRGYEIPYLGRSGAPRERQIEASDLRVSVQDSRIVLRSARLGREVLPRMTNAHNFQFQNLGLYRFLCTLQYQQHLSGLMWDWGPLAGAGFLPRVTHGRLVLSLARWNLGRDTLEGLGKAEGAQRFAAVQALRAERRMPRFVTLGDEESLLPIDLDNVLAIETLVQQLKGRPLATLVEMFPGPDALGAQGPEGRFVHELVVPFVRSRPKESARLPVGPGRPAQEPRPSSPARVFLPGSDWLYLKLYTGAATADRLLTGTVASLVKAALGSGAADGWFFIRYGDPDWHLRLRFHGTPARMRELAGELSGALAPLHQEQLLWKVQLDTYEREVERYGGPEAILLAEQLFQVDSEAVLELLALLPGDAGADARWRLLLCGMDLLLSDLGLGLEARLAVVNASREGFGREFQVDRAVERRMNERFREERRGLEELLGSRRAGNPVLAKGLEVLQRRSDRLVPIAAGLKGLEAAGKLSLSISELAENFLHMHANRMARSAARAQELVLYELLTRHYSSLAARQWKAAPGD
- a CDS encoding efflux RND transporter periplasmic adaptor subunit → MRRQNLTAMRTMAAVLGFSVLAGCSDQVERQSVATPPEKPAPSAEPSPEGSSQGERFLGVVLGNEMVEIIAPFEGQVARLGVQPGDRLKAGTLLGNMALEQLRSTERMAQAQLEQAEADQKRVEVEAHTATERLQRYLKPPTGVLSADEIASARNEQKTARSQVAAARALIHERQASLAQIRQRLEEAVFRAPFDCVVAMRYLDPGTRVQAGAPILRLIQAGRFRVRFALPEAHSGRATVGLPVRVFLPALDKEFPGRLESISPEVDTPSRMIFALAILHSSDDAVRAGMMARVSLADGLSPPAPPSTGGQPGKNSGE
- a CDS encoding MarR family winged helix-turn-helix transcriptional regulator, which translates into the protein MSAGSLYTLLERITNLLRNEERAVGQEHGLQPVHLQALHYLSVCNRYSNTPAGLTEYLGLTKGTVSQTMTLLEGRGLVEKESSSTDRRVTHLHLTGEGRALLGALLPPALFFRTVEELPDGGSELEASLTGLLRALLVAHGQPSFGVCASCRHFQREAQGRFRCGLTQEPLSRADSALLCREHSAPDMSAS
- a CDS encoding carboxymuconolactone decarboxylase family protein, with protein sequence MSQIAITPVTPATTPEASKPTLEALKVKFGGVPKMFATFAHSPAALEAVAGYFGAMGKASLPARTQEAIAIAVAEANRCTYCLSAHTALGKLQGVPADELAGFRSGRAANPREQAILDLALAIVRTHGADTARQLAAARQAGLTDAELVEVITAVAQNVLTNYLNVVAGTEVDFPKVA